A segment of the Candidatus Bipolaricaulota bacterium genome:
GAAGGGCACTGTGCGAGATGGCCTCCAACATTGTTGTTAGTTCCGTACCCCCTTCTTCCAGCCCCTCTGCGATCGCGTTCAACGTGAGGTACATGTTGGTCCCTGTATCCCCGTCGGGAGGGGAAGACATTCAACCGGTTGATCTCCTCGACGTGGGCCTGCACGAGGTCGCGCGCACGCAGAAGCGCATCTCGGAGGCACATTCCATCCATCAACCGCCTATCCGTTCGGATGGACATCAGCTGAACCTCCGGGGAAGACTGCGCTGGTGATAGAGGATCGCTCCGGTCGCTATCGCTCCCGCGAACCCGATGAGGGCCAACAGATCGATCGTAATGGGAAGGTAGTGCCCGCCTCCCGTGCAATAGCGCAGCAAGTCGGTGAGATACGTGAGCGGTGATGCAAATGATAACGCCCTACCCCACTGCGGCAGCTCAGCCAACGGGATGAATATCCCGCTGATGAATATGAGCGGAAATTTGACGAGTGCGGATAGCATCATAACGTTTCCCGGGATATCGGCCGGAGGCGCGGAGAACAGCAGCCCGATGTAGGAGAAACAAACCCCGGCGATGATTAATCCCAGGGTGAGTATGAACGCGTGGTGAATGGGAACCCCGAGCCCGATCCCGATGAAGAGCGGAACGAGCGTGACGATGAGCCCGAATATGAGAGAAGCAATCGCATCACCGAGCAGGATCGTGAACAGCGAGATCGGAGCCGCGACCAACCGCTCCAGCACCCGCATCCGTGTCTCCCACGGTGCGATCAGCGGTCCGACTGAGGTGGCGGTAAAGAACAGCGTCATCGCGATCAACCCGGGGATGAGAAATCCCACTGTGAGGTGCCGTCCCACGTAGAACGCGAGGAACAAGAATCCGGGAAGCACCGGTCCGTACACGATTACCGGCCCCTTGAAGTAATACACCTGGATGTCCTTCTTGCACACCGCCCACGCGCGGGAAAGCTGCGCTACCATATTCATGTGTCGGTCCTCCTGGAATCAGAACCAGCTCCAGTCAGCTTGAGAAAGACCTCCTCCAAGCTCGGCTCAACGGTGTTCAATGCCATGATCTCCGCGTTGCTTTCCTCCGCCACCTTCACCAACCCCTTGATCACGCGGTCGGGCCGATCGGTGTAGAACCGCACTTTGTCCCCGACGATTTCGTGCCGGCGTACCCCCGGGATTCCGGTAAGCGCCAGCGGGGCGATCGCGCCGCGCAGCTGTGCCTCAACTACGCGAAGTTCGGACGCAGTGCGACGGAGCACCTCCGGAGGGTCGATGGCGATGATGCGACCGCGGTTGATGATCGCTACCCGCTGACACAGCCGGTTTGCCTCATCGAGGTTGTGGGTGGTGAGAAATATCGTCATGCCCTGATCGTGCAGGGCCACAAGCTTCTTTCTGATCATCAGGGCGCTGTTCACGTCCAACCCGGAGGTGGGCTCGTCGAGGAACAGGATTTGCGGTGCGTTGACAAGCGCCATCGCCAGGAGCAATCGCTGCCGCATCCCCTTGGAGAACGTTCGTGCCCGGTCGTTTCTGCGTTCCCACAAGCCGAACTCGGTTAGCAGTTGCTGCGCACGCTGCCGTCGGACGCGGCGCGGCACCCCGTACAGCTCCCCCATCAGCATCATGTTCCCCCATGCAGTGAGGTCGATGTACACGTTGGCCATCTCGGGAACGATTCCCATCGCCCCTTTCGCGGCGATCGCGTCCCGCGTTATGTCGTATCCGTTTATCCGTGCCTGTCCGCTGTCCGGAGGGAGGATGCCGGTGAGGATGCGCACGGTGGTCGTTTTGCCGGCACCGTTGGGGCCGAGAAACCCGAAGAACTCACCCCGATGCACGGTAAAGCTGATCCCGTCCAGCGCGGTGAGTCTTCCGTAGCGTTTAACGAGGTCCTCGACTACAATTGCGTCCATCTCACACCTGTCGCCCAGCGATGTACCCGCTCCGCACCGCATCCACGATCTTCCCGGGGTAGACGCAATCACCGATCGAGTAGGTCGCAAAGCCATGCAGTTCCTCCTGAAGCGATCGCTGTGGGATTGGGTTGCGTGCCAGGACGACGGATGCAGCGGGAATCTCACGAACCCTACCTTGGGTGTCCTTGATTCTCACGCTCTGATCGGTTATTCGCTCAACGGTCACCTCGGTGATGATCGATACGTTGTGTTCCTTCAACTCGCGAAGGAGGTAATCACGGTAGATCGGTTCCAAATTCGACGCGATCGTCTTGTACCGCTTCAACACGGTTACGGAATGGCCGGCTTCCGCCAGGAACAGGGCCGTCTCTAACCCGAGCAGGCCACCGCCGATCATCACAACCGGACTTTTAACAGCCTTTGCCGTGCCGGAGAGCACATCGTGCGCCGTAACCACGTTCGGCCGGTCTGCCCCGGGGATATCGTCGCGCGGACAGGTACAGCCGGTGGCGATGATCACCGCGTCCGGTTGCAGATCCTCAACAGTCGCCCGGGTGACGTGCGTTCTCAGCTTTATCTCCACCCCAAGGCGGGAAAGTTCGTTCTCGTAGTACTCGATTAACCAGCGTATCTTCTCCTTCCCCGGCGGGATGGCGGCGATATTCAGCGTGCCCCCCAGTCTCTTCTGTTCATCGCACAGTGTTACCGCATGTCCGCGCAGCGCAGCGACCCGCGCTGCCTCCATTCCGGCGGGACCGCCGCCGATCACCAAAACCCGCTTCGATTTTGGCGCCGGGGTGATCCGCTCAAACTCCGCGTCCATCCCTACCACCGGGTTCACCCCGCAATGTAGTGCCTGATCGTCATGATGGCGCGCCTTCACGCATTCCCCACACCCGATGCACTTTCTGATCCGCTCCGGATGCCCGGCCCGCGCCTTGTTCGGCCAGTCCGGATCGGCGATCAGCGTTCTGCCGAGGACGATTAAGTCCGCCTCACCGCGGGATAGCAGCCCCTCGGCAAACTCGGGCTCGCGGATCACCCCCACCGCCGCCACCGGAATCGAGACAACCTCCTTGAGTCCCTTTGCTAGGTATGCCCGCCATCCTTGGGGATAGGGCATCGGCTCGAGACGCTTCTCCTTCGGGCATAGCCCAAGATCGGCCTGAATCATGTCGAGTCCAATCGCCTCTAGCCCGGCGGCGAGGGCCTTGCCCTCTTCGGGGTCGATCCCGCCTTTCATCATGTCGTCCGCGGCGAATCGGATGGTGATCGGAAACCTGCCTCCGCACAGGGAACGGATCCGCTCGACGATCTCGGCAACGAACCGGAGTCGGTTCTCGCGCGATCCGCCGTAGCGGTCGGTCCGCTTGTTGGTGAGCGGGGAGAGGAACTGGTTGATGAGCAGGCCATGTCCTCCTTGCAATTCCACCATGTCGAACCCGGCCCGCTTCGCGCGCAACGCCGCTTGGGCGTAGGCTTCAACAACGGCTCTGATCTCCTCCGCGGAGATCTCATGCGGGAGGACGCCGTCCTGCCGCAAAGGAACGGAAGAGGGAGCAATGGGGCGGCGTCCTCCATTGAACTTGAGAGAGGCGTGTAATCCGGGATGGGTGAGTTCGATCGAAATCTTTGCGCCGGCATCGTGTACCACTCGTGCCAGCTGTGTCAATCCAGGGATGAATTCGTCCGAATCGATCCGGGGCTGAGTTGCACCGTGGCGGGCGGCTGGGTAGTCGATGCACGCGTTCTCCACGATGATCAACCCCGCCCCTCCCTCCGCGCGCCGGGCGTAATGGAAGACTTGGCGCTCGGAGACCTCACCGGAGACGTGAGCCAGGTTCGTTGCGATCGGCGGGAAGATCACCCGGTTGGGGAGCTCAACCCGACCGATCTCGATCGGGGAGAAGAGATGAGGGAATTTCATTCGCGCTCACTTCCCTTGCGGTTCATGATCGCCTGTGTTCCGGCCTTGAGCACAGTCGACGCCTTTACGAACCGGGCGAGGAGGATCGTCTGTAGGAGTTCCTGTTCCGTTGCTCCGTGATCCCGTCCAGCGATGAGGTAAGAGCGGATCATCTCTTCCTCGCCCAGTGCGGCACAGACCGCAAGACAAATGAGGACTTTCACTTTCTCCGGGAGATCCCCCCAGTGCATGGCAAAGTGCTTGTCTTCCTGGTGGCGGACGAAGACTTCCGGGAGTTCGTGAGCGAGGAACTCCAAGAACTCCGGCACTTCCGACCGCTTCGTCTTCATTTGTGCGAGCATAGCTAATGCCTTCTGGTTTACATCCTCACTCATTTCTTGCCCTCCGTTCGATTCCCTCTTGGTCGGATCACGAGGACCGGGACCGGGCTCTCCCGCAGCACGCGCGCCGTGGTCGAGCCGATTACCCG
Coding sequences within it:
- a CDS encoding ABC transporter permease, which translates into the protein MNMVAQLSRAWAVCKKDIQVYYFKGPVIVYGPVLPGFLFLAFYVGRHLTVGFLIPGLIAMTLFFTATSVGPLIAPWETRMRVLERLVAAPISLFTILLGDAIASLIFGLIVTLVPLFIGIGLGVPIHHAFILTLGLIIAGVCFSYIGLLFSAPPADIPGNVMMLSALVKFPLIFISGIFIPLAELPQWGRALSFASPLTYLTDLLRYCTGGGHYLPITIDLLALIGFAGAIATGAILYHQRSLPRRFS
- a CDS encoding ATP-binding cassette domain-containing protein, with product MDAIVVEDLVKRYGRLTALDGISFTVHRGEFFGFLGPNGAGKTTTVRILTGILPPDSGQARINGYDITRDAIAAKGAMGIVPEMANVYIDLTAWGNMMLMGELYGVPRRVRRQRAQQLLTEFGLWERRNDRARTFSKGMRQRLLLAMALVNAPQILFLDEPTSGLDVNSALMIRKKLVALHDQGMTIFLTTHNLDEANRLCQRVAIINRGRIIAIDPPEVLRRTASELRVVEAQLRGAIAPLALTGIPGVRRHEIVGDKVRFYTDRPDRVIKGLVKVAEESNAEIMALNTVEPSLEEVFLKLTGAGSDSRRTDT
- a CDS encoding FAD-dependent oxidoreductase is translated as MKFPHLFSPIEIGRVELPNRVIFPPIATNLAHVSGEVSERQVFHYARRAEGGAGLIIVENACIDYPAARHGATQPRIDSDEFIPGLTQLARVVHDAGAKISIELTHPGLHASLKFNGGRRPIAPSSVPLRQDGVLPHEISAEEIRAVVEAYAQAALRAKRAGFDMVELQGGHGLLINQFLSPLTNKRTDRYGGSRENRLRFVAEIVERIRSLCGGRFPITIRFAADDMMKGGIDPEEGKALAAGLEAIGLDMIQADLGLCPKEKRLEPMPYPQGWRAYLAKGLKEVVSIPVAAVGVIREPEFAEGLLSRGEADLIVLGRTLIADPDWPNKARAGHPERIRKCIGCGECVKARHHDDQALHCGVNPVVGMDAEFERITPAPKSKRVLVIGGGPAGMEAARVAALRGHAVTLCDEQKRLGGTLNIAAIPPGKEKIRWLIEYYENELSRLGVEIKLRTHVTRATVEDLQPDAVIIATGCTCPRDDIPGADRPNVVTAHDVLSGTAKAVKSPVVMIGGGLLGLETALFLAEAGHSVTVLKRYKTIASNLEPIYRDYLLRELKEHNVSIITEVTVERITDQSVRIKDTQGRVREIPAASVVLARNPIPQRSLQEELHGFATYSIGDCVYPGKIVDAVRSGYIAGRQV
- a CDS encoding carboxymuconolactone decarboxylase family protein: MSEDVNQKALAMLAQMKTKRSEVPEFLEFLAHELPEVFVRHQEDKHFAMHWGDLPEKVKVLICLAVCAALGEEEMIRSYLIAGRDHGATEQELLQTILLARFVKASTVLKAGTQAIMNRKGSERE